The genome window TTTCATCGTTTCAGCATTTACCGGCCCGTAATGGCCGCACTCAAGGGGAATATGTATGTCGAAAGAGTGGTATCCCGTTATTGATCATGACGTTTGTAGTGAGTGTGGCGCATGTATTGAAAAATGCAAAAATGGGGTTTTTGACAAAAATATGGTGCAGCCAACGGTTATTTATCCGGACGGCTGTATAACCAACTGTCGGGGCTGCCAAAAATTATGCCCATCAGGTGCATTGAGTTATTTTGGCGATATGGGCCAAGCTCCGTCTAGTTGCTGCTCCGACTGACTTTTAAAGTGTTCATGGTGTTCATGCCATAATCAGCTAAAATTACGAATATAATACCGCCCAAGCTGCTGCGCACAGCCGGGTATTCAACATCAGCATACTGCACCTTGTATGTCTTTGATGCCTTTGTGCGTTGGCTTTTTGAGAAATAGACTGGCTATTTCTCGCTTGTGGCGTTTAGATAACCGCCTTGTACTATTACAGGCGGTTTTTTTATTGCAAGATACATTGTGACGGTGTGCCGAAAGCTCCAAAAGGAGTTATGGCATGGATAAAAGCAAGGTTGAGATTGAGAAGTTGGAAAAAGTTTGTCACGAAGTCATTAGAAAAGTTTTGCTCACATGCGAATCTGAACTTCTCAGACATGATGGCGAAATAAAAGCTCTACCTTCTGCTGCAATGGCCGTCAGGGAATCCATTCTGACTTTTTTGGCCCTGGTCAATCCTGAATAGCCCCAAATAACATCTAACCCGTGCCTACTCTTGTGGGCACGATTATCCGCGCTGTTGACAGCCTGGGCTGTCAAACATTTTCCTTCTATTCGTCTATAATATCTGACTATGTCAGGTAGACGAGAAAAAAAGAGTCCATATTTTGGCGAAATATTACGCGCTTACAGGCTTGAAAAGCAGCTCACGCAAGAGCAGCTTAGCGAGCGTGTTGATGTTTTGCGAAGTTTTATAAGCTCTCTTGAGAATGGCACACGCCAGCCGAGCTTTGAAATGATATTCCGGCTTGCCAAAGCTCTGGACATAACCCCCGGAAAACTCCTCGATCCCGTAGCGGAGAAGATGGAGCAAAAGTAGTTACAGTTACGGCTCCATATCCAAATTCTATGCTTTCAATTCCGGAGAGTATTGGTTAAATTCCTACAGAACAGAAGGGTAGGAGCCAAATGACCAGAATCAAATTTATCAAATGTGAACGGGAAACTGTCGCTCAAAATAGGGCATTTTGGGCGAAAGTGCTGGTTAAAATACAAGGCGGCTTTCTGGCCTTTGAAACAACCTATGCATATAACCGCTGGAAAGCTGACCCTTCCGCTTTGAGCATCACGCCCACAGGTGACGCGGTTTTCATAAAGTAGTTACCGCTCCATATTCCGCTGTTGTTTTTGGGCTTGCTCTTCCTCCAGCTTTTTTTCCAGCCGCACAATTTTGTTCCCATCCACATACAGGCTCTTTCCCCATTTTTTCTGCGCGTATTGAACAGCAACGTTCCGGGTGGCATCGTCTTTGCCCGAAAAGAAAAGCTCCTTCCCACTGTCCAGAATCCTGCCGCCATCAAGAAGAGTGAAAAGGACTATCCCCTTGCGGTCTACTGTGGCAGAAAAGCCGCGTATGTGCGCCGCTTCCTCTGCTGCAAGCTGCTCCATGCGTAATACCGCCAAAAGCTGTTTTTTACCTTGGGCGCTAATGTTCTCATTCTCCAGAGCTGCAACATCTTTTGCCGTGTATTCGGCTCGGATTTCCTACCCCGTAAAAAGGTAGGATGTGGGGTAG of uncultured delta proteobacterium contains these proteins:
- a CDS encoding conserved hypothetical protein (Evidence 4 : Homologs of previously reported genes of unknown function) translates to MEQLAAEEAAHIRGFSATVDRKGIVLFTLLDGGRILDSGKELFFSGKDDATRNVAVQYAQKKWGKSLYVDGNKIVRLEKKLEEEQAQKQQRNMER
- a CDS encoding hypothetical protein (Evidence 5 : No homology to any previously reported sequences); the encoded protein is MSGRREKKSPYFGEILRAYRLEKQLTQEQLSERVDVLRSFISSLENGTRQPSFEMIFRLAKALDITPGKLLDPVAEKMEQK
- a CDS encoding hypothetical protein (Evidence 5 : No homology to any previously reported sequences), which translates into the protein MTRIKFIKCERETVAQNRAFWAKVLVKIQGGFLAFETTYAYNRWKADPSALSITPTGDAVFIK